TAGAGAATAATATTCATGActaatcattttttcttaacaacATACGTTACAGAGTAAATGCCCTGGCAATAGGTATTTGATAATAGATTTGCTAATATATGATTGACATATAATTAGATCCAGATATATGAAAACAACTATGCACTATATTTTCTGAAGCTTCATCAAAAAGGGTTAATCAGCAATTACCCAGCTTAGCCATTGCagttagttttattaattatgttataaaaattaattctcccTAAAAAAGGAAGCTTTAAAAACGTAGAGCATACTCAATCATTCGTTATTTCTCGTACTTTATATCAAAGATaaatttgtaacaaaattttgaattggagtattttcgtatttttacaatacatttcGCTCGTgttaattattcctttattatCCACTTCTTCATCGTGAGTATTTCATGCGCCAATAATTTGGCTATTGGTATATCATTAGGAGCATATGTGTGTAATGTATAACAAATATgaaatacgaataataattactattatatatataatatgaagaaatggataatcgatatttatgcaataatcACGAGTTATCATGTTGTCGACatgctaattgtaagtattattttatactataaatattattatttataaatgttgagAGCTCCTTTCTTTCGTCGATACAGCAGCCCCGAGCATTAGTATGGTGTAGCTTTGATTTTATTTGGGTTTTATGATTTGCGTGCGCGTGGATCGCGGCTGTGCAGCATCATTTccgttttttctatttctcgaCGTACTCGTTGTCAATGGCTTTCGTATCCCCATCTGGATTACTGAATCGCTTctgtaacgaaaaaaaaaaccgacaCCAATCCGTTACACGCGACAATGTTACCATAATGGCATGGGTcgagcaaattatttttttcttaattaacaataagttaataattaatcttgatCCGCGTGCAAGCTTTTATAGCATCTTATTCTAGCCATATTAGcgattaacattttaattaaaagtctaggcattttgtaaacttttatcTGAGGAGAGCACTATCTTTTTTAACATATCTTGTATAaactgattaaaatatattctctctaaattatttcaCTTTTTGATATATGTGTGGTAGTAGtttctttataaatcatataaaggGAGCATTTTTTTGTACAGCGATTTACgggaaagataaatttaacacTCACCATGATTCTGTACTTTTCCTTGCACGCGTACTCAGTTTCGTCCACGTCATTATAACAGTCGCTCTTGTAATCCTCCGGTATCGGGCGACCCTCGAATTGGCAAAGCCTAGAGAGCGGCCTCGCCTTGACCAGCATTTTCTCGAAGCCGATCGGCTTGTGTTGCGGACAGTAAAACACATCCGGAGTATTCTTGTCGAAGACGATACTCTTGCGCATTATATCTCCGCATTGTACCGCGACGAGAAGTGCCTGAAGACATAAAGTGATTatgagtaaaaataattctttttaaaattttaatgtcgcGTGTGATTAACGGGACATaagtttttgatatataattttgaaaattataaatttaaaaaacattgcgcatagaattagaaattatattcgcTGCCACTGATCTATATGTTTAACGCAAAATTACCgcaatgattattttaattttatgttagcAAGATTTCGTGCTTATTTCAAGAATTAGCAACcgtaattttgattaattaactgCGCTTCCTATCTAACGCCATGAATCATTTCTGCACAGAAAATTCCCACGCtaataatatgtgtgtgtatgcggaGAAAATGATCGGGTTCCGAGAACAGGAAGCACATAAGAAAATGCATTCAGGAGTGTGCATGTGTCTCACAATGAAACGAATGAAAGTCCGACCACTTACCGCGAATATGACGAGGCTGCAGACGTAAATGTtccctgtaaaaaaaaaaaaaaacaaagtaaaaaaGGTGAGACAACGCAGAAAATCAGTTACGCAACATGGTGCaccaataaaaaaaggaaaagaaaaactagAGAAAGGATCCGGAATATTGTCCGGTAACGATCGGAGTTTGCGCAAGTAAAATACTTCGCGATTCTatcattaaaaagtatattgcgagaatataagaaaaacatataacaTTGATTCCTGgagattctaatttttatattcattaaattatatttcttcttttatttatttttttttttttgatgcgtgattgaaaaattattcaaatagttaaataagaatttaaatgataatgcgaataattaaatgataatttcttaattaattatatttaataaggcAGTTTGTCCTTACatcttttcgtaaaaaaacTCATTTACAATCACCTTCAGATGTCCGTAATTGAGATCTAGATTtagataatttcttttctatagTCACATAATTGCGATTACGAGTCTCGATAAAAGCGACgtacatctattttttttccctcccaAGGCAATTAACATACGCAAGTTTCCACACTTTTCTATTCTAGGTCAGTGTTTACCGTCGCAAGCATATCTTTTCGCATCGCGCGTTTGtacgtgtattttttttcacggCCAACGGCCAGAGTCAGCTCCGAAGCGTCACGAAAGGTTTCTCTTATTTCACGCTGACCCAAAATTAATCGAAGCGTCTCGGCTTTTTAACATTATCATGACTTCACGAGACTTTCCCCGTTATTTGCGCAAtagcatgtatatatgtagcgTGTCCTGATCAGTTACAATCAACGTACTGGAATAAATTCACGTCACACATCGCTGTAAGAAATCTCTCTACGGGTCAGGAAATACAGGCTTATTATTCTCTTATGTCAAAAAAAAGTTtggcttttatttattaagataagcATTTATTCGAAGAAGAAATATCATACCACAGATGTCGATAAGTTGATGAAGATACACGATTGCATAATGTTGCAAATATACACTGCAAGATACATTCTACCGTGACATTTTCACCGCGAGAGATTTATCCGTAGTATTTCACGCAGCATCCACAAATAAAGTAGATAATAATAGTTgtgtgatttaaatttaacggtcaagatatttgttttactttttccCGCATATTCAAATTATCCCAAACTTGACTTgaaatattcttgaaatattcaTCAGATTATTTTCGTTACGCTTAAAATGCCTTAggtttaacatattttttttatgtggaATTTTGCTAATTCCATATActtatttagcaaaataatggataaacagataaatacattaaagatTCAAAGTCGAGAAATGGAAAGCAGCatctaaaaacattattttaatagtgtataaaacataattatatgtgtataaagtattaaaaaaaagatacgcctttatttaatctaaaggcttatgttttacataacttaaatttttttaacattttaatatccaGCAGAGGAAATTGTCAACAGTCGCTCAAGATAATTTGAGATACTTgcaataatatcgaaaatctcttaaaaatatccaaaaaatttctaatcacatatttgaaaaatgagaatgaattttttctttgatatctTTATGTGTTTTAGATGGTTTTTATCCGACCACGAATCGTTGTAAAATTGTTCGAGCGTGAGGAAACATGCTTAAATTTACATGATGATGACGCACACACACGAATATACGCGTGCTCGAGGATGGATCTAAGATCGTTCTTCGCGACAGGCGAGTAAAAAATTCCAGCGAGGCGCGCCACAATGTCCTGTTATCCGATATTCGATATCAGGTGGGAATTATGCGTAGGTATTGAAAAGAAGTCAGCCGGAGTCAGCCAGGTCTCATTCGACTTACCCATGCTGTTCTCCAGCGGCGGACGTTCGTTCAACAGGTGTTGATCCTCACGACGCAGCGTCTTCTCGTCGACTGAACCGCGGCGTCCTCTCCGCTCGAGGACCGTTCTTCAGATAGCACGCTATGGTCCCACATCCGGGGCCTTGTGCATAAAAGGAAAGGAGCCCTGgcgaaaagaatttaatagtaaaatatcattataaagaaatatttgatttatattttaattaaatttagaatatatatatatatatagatatatatcttttactattgcaatataatcaaattcaaataagtttaatatttatttttattattaaacatatatttatattgacgTATAAAATGATGCTCAAATAAGTAGCCtgatcttataattaatttcaatattttccttAGTAAAAgtatctaatttaaatatatatatataagatatatatcactttgattattttttaaatattttgtaaaataaaaatatgtgaatataaatatatgtataattatacatatatcattaaattattgcgcTTAGGGTCTTAAAATACCTTAATCCGTCGCTGATTATATAGAGTATCTCAAATGTAAGAGTCGTCGACGAGAAATGCGCGTTTCATAAGTAATCGacgatctctttccttttatAGATGTAGGCTAAATCGCCGTCATCTTCGCGAAACGAGTCGATGAAATAATTCAAGAGTTAAGTGAATGAAGGCggtatattttacagaaactGATCTGCAAGTGTACTATACACACGTAAAGGTTTtctcgaataaaattatacgcatataacattaatacataaattcgAAAATCCAAATCCATATTCGACTACTTAATTAAACATACCGTATAGTAGTGTAACGTTTAGATGTCAATGAATTTTTGGTAAATCAAGGATAGGAAAATGGTAGGCGTTATGTGGGCAGGCAGCCTCGTCTTTCTTATTCAGCGGTAGCGTCATCGTTACTGTTAGCACTTtgagaaaatatcaaaagtcAAAAATTACAGTtctgaaaaaaagtaatatacatttttttttactaaatatcaaatatattacatatacatacacacgtatagatatttattctcattaaaaaatatatttctaaaaagttttttacacTGCATAATTCAAAAAACAAAGTTGCAAGGTGAGTATCAAGATGATTCCTGCCAGCAGTTTTCTATATATCACcctgtaataatatttataattttgtaaaattataaatataaccttaaaattataacgttttactatatatgtatatatttgaaaaatgcagttaaataatatgaaagttTGTATATACTCACAATAtcatcaaaatcaaaattgcatGCATTAGAAGTCATATTCTTTGATTCATCATTATTGTCTTTTGTAATATCCTTTTCATCCGTTTTAACTGACTGCATCATGGATACATCACCGTTATCAGATTGCtcattatctctctctttcgattttttacgtctaaaaaaatgtatattcattatattaaatttgcaataaattacaagttttaattttgattg
This Anoplolepis gracilipes chromosome 12, ASM4749672v1, whole genome shotgun sequence DNA region includes the following protein-coding sequences:
- the LOC140671536 gene encoding uncharacterized protein, which gives rise to MGNIYVCSLVIFAALLVAVQCGDIMRKSIVFDKNTPDVFYCPQHKPIGFEKMLVKARPLSRLCQFEGRPIPEDYKSDCYNDVDETEYACKEKYRIMKRFSNPDGDTKAIDNEYVEK